The Pseudodesulfovibrio sp. zrk46 genome contains a region encoding:
- the ybaK gene encoding Cys-tRNA(Pro) deacylase, translating to MTPAIKKAKQAKISYSVHEYNHDPSAKSYGLEAAEKLKLDPKQVFKTLVTSAGKDLIVAVIPVDQSLDLKLLAKAIGSKKTAMADITQVERVTGYVMGGISPLGQKKLLPTIIEESALRFDTIYVSAGRRGLDIELSPSDLAKLTKGKLSHISR from the coding sequence CAAGATCTCATACTCAGTTCATGAATACAATCATGACCCATCCGCCAAATCCTATGGGCTTGAAGCTGCTGAAAAGCTAAAATTAGACCCAAAACAAGTTTTCAAGACGCTAGTAACTTCAGCAGGGAAAGATTTAATAGTTGCAGTTATTCCTGTCGACCAATCACTCGATTTAAAATTACTAGCAAAAGCTATTGGATCAAAAAAAACAGCCATGGCGGACATCACACAAGTAGAACGAGTTACAGGATATGTAATGGGGGGGATTAGTCCTCTGGGACAAAAAAAGCTACTTCCCACCATAATCGAAGAATCGGCACTACGGTTTGACACCATATACGTAAGCGCTGGCCGAAGAGGATTGGACATAGAACTTTCTCCAAGCGACCTAGCAAAACTAACAAAAGGCAAACTCTCCCATATATCTCGCTAA
- a CDS encoding ABC transporter substrate-binding protein: MSDLGVYARNGAILAVETINLNGGINGRPLKLLSEDDLNTPNGALNADTKLIETGVVAIVGHMTSSQTMAVMPIVNETGIVMISPTTSTPALSRKADSFFRTMVENTLQSKELADYARSALDIATVVSVAEADNKSYSFTFRDGFIQRFKEVGGTISGITTYSSSNAPNWDTITDMLIETNPDAVLLTCPAQDVVSIVQRIRDAGLKTRILSGAWAYTDNLLDWGGQYAEGIIFVIDFAADNPNPEFIKFREAYRNRFGRNPNFASAFSYEAVQALANALEKTNGSSEGLADAMAPSNIINGVISPFKLNEFGDVERNVFIVTVQEGQFRTVEMR; this comes from the coding sequence ATGTCCGACCTTGGAGTTTATGCACGCAATGGCGCGATACTCGCCGTCGAAACAATTAACTTAAATGGGGGCATTAATGGTCGGCCTTTAAAACTATTATCAGAGGACGATCTAAATACCCCAAACGGGGCCCTGAATGCAGACACCAAATTAATTGAAACAGGTGTTGTTGCAATAGTCGGACACATGACGAGCTCACAGACTATGGCAGTTATGCCGATTGTCAATGAGACAGGAATCGTCATGATATCTCCCACTACCTCCACCCCAGCCCTCTCAAGAAAAGCCGACTCCTTTTTCCGTACTATGGTAGAAAACACTCTCCAGAGTAAGGAATTGGCAGATTATGCTAGATCTGCACTAGACATAGCAACGGTGGTGTCAGTTGCAGAAGCCGACAACAAGAGCTATTCTTTTACATTCCGAGATGGCTTTATTCAACGCTTCAAAGAGGTTGGTGGTACTATTTCTGGAATAACGACCTACTCTTCTAGCAATGCACCCAATTGGGATACAATCACAGATATGCTCATTGAAACGAATCCCGATGCGGTACTACTTACCTGTCCCGCTCAGGATGTTGTTTCTATAGTGCAACGAATTCGTGACGCAGGCTTAAAAACACGCATTCTGTCAGGAGCCTGGGCTTACACCGATAATTTATTGGATTGGGGAGGACAATACGCTGAAGGTATTATATTTGTCATAGATTTTGCTGCAGACAACCCAAACCCAGAATTCATTAAATTTCGAGAGGCATACAGAAATCGCTTTGGACGCAATCCCAATTTTGCCTCTGCTTTTAGCTATGAAGCCGTACAGGCACTTGCTAATGCTCTCGAAAAGACAAATGGCTCCTCCGAAGGACTCGCGGATGCAATGGCCCCAAGTAATATAATCAACGGGGTAATTAGTCCGTTTAAGCTCAATGAGTTTGGTGACGTCGAAAGGAACGTTTTTATTGTAACTGTGCAGGAAGGACAGTTTAGAACAGTCGAAATGCGATAG
- a CDS encoding response regulator, with amino-acid sequence MAAISLRQLVQRNLTNLMLIPSICLILLLGAYTIYEKSQSFETKNAVLTQSLGKHISAHLHDSKIALTSLSTSITRYDPFWFHWVLSNFLQAYPHFERLIYLDANGKILATSPQGNELVSMERFIDKVSNQASIVSDPIISPATQNLVVYLGIRLPNGSIIIGELSLSKLQTHLENLLPKGEGILILTDSYGNLISHPDFHRVITQENIGNLDIFTEFTDDSLYTNFYKEEGIYHFGTIAKVAQTDWLLLISKPVREVFLPIISPLLILLSVILLLFFMFAHFLQHRLRESIVRPLAHFTESIEMTAKGDYSRPDLHDEVFSELAIIEQEFDDMVKQVNIREQEIKESEERFRQLVENIHEAYWINDVADNRVIYVSPSYEMIWGRTRESLYENPESFFLAIDKDDRLPVLDAFNSLRNEGMIVDQEFRIIMPDGKIRWIRAQAFPVYDDEGVRVRMVGVAEDITERKAISTALMKAKQDAETASQAKTEFLTNMSHELRTPLNGILGMLQLTRDTKLNVEQADYIETAISSSKVLLNVINDILNIAQIEAGKLALHEQLFSPHEVMETIFRFFKHSTESKNIELSMDVEPGLPPFLIGDEVRIRQILFNLAGNSVKFTDEGTIHVHAQTLPIQKKTGSINILFTISDTGIGIPAEKINYVFESFTQVDGTYTRRYQGTGLGLGIVRSLVEYMNGSITVDSDTGKGTTIYVSLQLGLPTREQMSEKPEIDVFEPQLRPLDILVVEDDRVNQIAISRMLQKMGHAATCVNDGQKAVDILKEEKFDCVFMDIQMPIMDGIEATKYIRTSNDMINVSKLPIVALTAHAMPEDRKNFLEVGMNDYISKPVSFEQLTSALKRIMD; translated from the coding sequence ATGGCAGCTATTTCACTGAGACAATTGGTTCAGCGCAACCTCACTAACCTGATGCTCATTCCAAGCATCTGCCTCATTTTGTTGCTTGGAGCCTATACAATTTACGAAAAAAGTCAGAGTTTTGAGACAAAAAATGCCGTATTAACTCAATCTCTTGGTAAACACATCTCAGCTCACCTTCACGACTCCAAAATAGCATTAACATCACTTTCGACAAGCATCACAAGATATGACCCATTTTGGTTTCACTGGGTTTTAAGCAATTTTCTTCAAGCCTACCCTCACTTTGAACGCCTTATATATTTGGATGCCAACGGCAAAATACTAGCCACCTCTCCCCAAGGCAACGAGTTGGTGTCCATGGAACGCTTTATAGACAAAGTCTCAAACCAAGCAAGCATTGTCTCTGATCCTATAATCTCCCCTGCAACTCAAAATCTCGTTGTCTATCTTGGAATTCGTTTACCCAATGGAAGTATAATCATTGGCGAGCTTAGCTTAAGCAAATTGCAAACCCACCTTGAAAACCTGCTCCCCAAAGGAGAAGGGATCCTCATCCTGACAGATTCTTATGGCAACCTCATATCTCATCCCGATTTCCATCGGGTTATAACTCAAGAGAATATTGGCAACTTAGACATTTTCACAGAATTTACAGACGACTCTCTCTATACTAACTTCTATAAAGAGGAAGGAATTTATCATTTTGGAACAATAGCAAAGGTGGCTCAAACAGATTGGCTGTTGCTTATATCGAAACCCGTCAGAGAAGTTTTTCTCCCCATCATATCTCCTCTCCTTATACTACTGAGTGTAATTTTACTTCTCTTCTTCATGTTTGCCCATTTTCTGCAGCATAGGCTTCGCGAAAGTATAGTTAGACCACTTGCACACTTTACCGAGTCAATCGAAATGACAGCAAAAGGAGACTATAGTCGCCCTGATTTACATGACGAAGTCTTTTCCGAGCTTGCCATCATTGAACAAGAATTTGACGACATGGTTAAACAGGTCAACATTCGAGAACAAGAGATCAAAGAAAGTGAAGAACGTTTCAGACAACTCGTTGAAAACATACATGAGGCGTACTGGATTAACGACGTTGCAGATAATAGAGTTATATATGTTAGCCCCTCATACGAAATGATCTGGGGACGCACACGTGAATCATTATATGAAAATCCAGAATCATTTTTCCTTGCAATTGACAAAGACGATCGACTTCCAGTTCTTGATGCATTCAACTCATTGAGAAATGAAGGCATGATTGTTGATCAAGAATTTCGAATCATAATGCCTGATGGCAAAATTCGTTGGATTCGTGCGCAAGCCTTTCCAGTATATGACGACGAAGGGGTTCGCGTTCGCATGGTCGGTGTTGCTGAGGACATTACAGAAAGAAAGGCCATTTCAACAGCTTTAATGAAAGCAAAACAAGATGCGGAAACAGCGAGCCAAGCTAAAACAGAATTTCTCACAAACATGAGTCACGAATTAAGGACCCCGCTCAATGGCATTCTAGGAATGCTGCAACTGACCCGTGACACCAAACTCAACGTTGAACAAGCAGACTACATTGAAACTGCAATTAGCTCGAGCAAAGTGCTACTCAATGTTATTAACGATATCCTTAACATAGCACAAATCGAAGCCGGCAAGCTTGCATTGCATGAACAACTCTTCTCTCCACATGAAGTAATGGAAACTATTTTCCGTTTTTTTAAACACTCCACTGAATCAAAAAACATTGAACTCAGTATGGACGTCGAACCAGGACTCCCTCCCTTCCTCATTGGTGACGAAGTACGAATCCGACAAATATTATTCAATCTAGCTGGCAACTCAGTAAAGTTCACGGATGAAGGAACAATACATGTGCATGCCCAGACACTCCCAATTCAGAAAAAAACTGGTAGTATTAATATATTGTTCACGATTTCTGACACTGGCATAGGTATACCTGCAGAAAAAATAAACTATGTATTCGAATCATTTACTCAGGTTGACGGAACATACACACGTCGCTACCAAGGCACGGGATTAGGATTAGGTATCGTGCGAAGCTTGGTAGAATATATGAATGGCTCCATCACTGTTGATAGTGATACAGGAAAAGGCACGACAATTTATGTGTCCTTACAGCTAGGACTTCCAACTCGCGAACAAATGTCTGAAAAGCCTGAAATAGATGTATTCGAACCCCAACTGAGGCCGCTCGATATTCTTGTTGTCGAAGATGATCGCGTGAATCAGATCGCCATTAGTAGAATGCTTCAAAAAATGGGACATGCAGCGACATGTGTTAATGATGGCCAAAAAGCGGTCGACATTCTTAAAGAAGAAAAATTTGATTGCGTTTTCATGGACATCCAAATGCCAATTATGGATGGAATTGAAGCAACTAAATACATAAGAACATCAAATGACATGATTAATGTCTCAAAACTCCCCATTGTTGCTTTAACTGCTCATGCAATGCCAGAAGATCGAAAGAACTTCCTTGAGGTGGGAATGAACGACTATATTTCAAAGCCTGTGTCATTTGAACAACTGACATCCGCATTAAAACGAATCATGGATTAA
- a CDS encoding OmpA family protein, with amino-acid sequence MAEDVVEEQQSGAKSDPPKPEAGIPAWMATFADMVTLLLCFFVLLLSFTNQDVTNFKMMMGSIQEAMGVQMEDKSALATPYAESSFKERRSVRENREIVELGARLKKFIRAKDLSAMARVSSDKSGVMLRFDSNAMFAKGSAQLTPQSKDALNVVIEGMANKSFNLVIRGHTDGERAESQLYSSNWELSAARAASCLRYILSNSTIPANRMKAVGYASAKPILPSTTEANKRANRRVEFFYLPVGRSKW; translated from the coding sequence ATGGCGGAAGACGTAGTAGAAGAGCAGCAATCGGGTGCTAAGTCCGATCCTCCTAAGCCTGAAGCAGGTATTCCGGCATGGATGGCGACGTTTGCTGATATGGTAACGTTGCTTTTGTGTTTTTTTGTACTTTTGCTCTCCTTCACCAATCAGGACGTTACGAACTTTAAAATGATGATGGGGTCTATACAAGAAGCTATGGGTGTGCAAATGGAGGACAAATCTGCCTTGGCTACCCCATATGCTGAATCTAGTTTTAAAGAGCGTAGAAGTGTTCGTGAGAATAGAGAGATTGTTGAATTGGGGGCTCGATTGAAGAAATTTATTCGGGCCAAAGATTTGTCTGCAATGGCTCGTGTCAGCAGTGACAAGTCCGGAGTAATGCTTCGTTTCGATAGCAATGCTATGTTTGCGAAAGGATCTGCACAGTTGACGCCTCAATCTAAGGATGCTCTCAATGTCGTTATTGAAGGAATGGCTAACAAGAGTTTTAACTTGGTTATTCGTGGACATACTGATGGAGAGAGGGCAGAGAGCCAGCTTTATTCTTCTAACTGGGAGCTTTCTGCCGCTAGAGCTGCCTCATGTCTACGTTATATTCTTTCCAATTCAACAATACCAGCCAATAGAATGAAGGCTGTCGGCTACGCGAGTGCAAAACCAATTCTTCCCAGTACAACTGAAGCAAATAAACGAGCTAACAGAAGGGTTGAATTCTTCTACCTTCCAGTGGGCAGATCTAAGTGGTAA
- a CDS encoding flagellar motor protein MotB, producing MAEQAEEQIQRKPPEEPPGDEGLPGWMATFADMVTLLLCFFVLLLSFAEQSEEKYRDALGSIKGAFGVKELRAVSDDMALFNTSSTAKDLTAKISHDERLLLGVIMRIKSLLEDEDVELKEGTGVTADRDGVIFSANSASMFKPGSAELSNSADRILDNVIRVLKDYKLHLVVRGHTDDRPISTKKFPSNWELSAARAAVALDYIVNKGNIEISRAKAVGYADTRPAAPNDTPENRAKNQRVEFYLHMPQRDAW from the coding sequence ATGGCTGAACAAGCCGAAGAGCAAATACAGCGTAAGCCGCCTGAAGAACCTCCAGGCGATGAAGGGTTGCCGGGGTGGATGGCGACATTCGCCGACATGGTGACTCTTTTATTGTGTTTCTTTGTACTCTTGCTTTCTTTTGCTGAACAAAGTGAAGAGAAGTATCGTGACGCTCTAGGGTCGATTAAGGGAGCATTCGGGGTTAAAGAGCTTCGCGCTGTTTCAGATGATATGGCTCTTTTTAATACCAGTTCCACTGCCAAAGATCTCACAGCAAAGATTTCACATGATGAGCGTCTTCTGTTGGGGGTCATCATGCGCATCAAATCTCTTCTGGAAGATGAAGATGTGGAGTTGAAGGAAGGCACTGGTGTTACAGCAGATCGCGATGGGGTTATTTTTAGTGCCAATTCAGCATCAATGTTTAAGCCTGGGTCTGCAGAGTTGTCTAATAGTGCTGATAGAATATTAGACAATGTCATTAGAGTCTTGAAAGATTACAAGTTGCACCTTGTTGTTCGAGGACATACGGATGACCGACCAATATCAACTAAAAAATTTCCATCCAATTGGGAGTTGTCTGCAGCAAGGGCAGCTGTCGCGTTAGACTATATCGTAAATAAAGGAAATATTGAGATAAGCCGAGCAAAGGCTGTTGGGTATGCAGATACGCGACCCGCTGCCCCCAATGATACTCCGGAAAATAGAGCTAAAAATCAGCGGGTTGAATTTTATCTTCATATGCCACAGCGAGATGCGTGGTAG
- a CDS encoding MotA/TolQ/ExbB proton channel family protein, producing the protein MDIATLIGLAGSFGLVLTTIFMGGNAAGFLDIPSVVVVIGGTFAVTFVMFPMNVVIGTIKVGLKTLLFKSNDPQEIIRLITSLADTARKESLVALEKVAIDDPFLKKGVMLVVDGSSEALVRSVMEIELEFMKQRHRQGQAVFKGMGAMAPAFGMIGTLIGLVNMLSNLSDPSSIGPAMAVALLTTFYGAVMANCVFLPMATKLEERSAEDALFMQIMVEGVSSLQRGDHPSVVKEKLQAFLAPAMREESA; encoded by the coding sequence ATGGATATTGCAACCCTTATCGGTCTTGCCGGCTCGTTCGGTCTTGTTTTAACTACCATATTTATGGGTGGTAACGCTGCTGGGTTTCTCGATATACCCTCCGTTGTCGTTGTCATTGGTGGCACCTTTGCTGTTACTTTTGTAATGTTTCCTATGAACGTTGTTATTGGAACTATTAAAGTTGGTTTAAAGACTTTGCTGTTCAAATCCAATGATCCACAGGAAATAATACGTTTGATTACGTCGTTGGCTGACACTGCACGAAAGGAGAGCCTTGTCGCTTTAGAAAAAGTCGCGATTGATGATCCCTTTCTAAAAAAAGGTGTGATGTTGGTTGTTGACGGGTCAAGTGAGGCTTTAGTTCGTTCTGTCATGGAAATTGAATTGGAATTCATGAAGCAACGTCATCGTCAAGGTCAGGCCGTTTTCAAAGGGATGGGAGCGATGGCCCCTGCATTTGGAATGATCGGTACCTTGATTGGTTTGGTGAACATGCTTTCCAACCTTTCCGATCCATCATCAATCGGTCCGGCTATGGCTGTTGCTCTTCTCACAACTTTTTATGGGGCGGTTATGGCAAACTGTGTGTTTTTGCCTATGGCTACTAAATTGGAAGAGCGGTCTGCAGAAGATGCCTTGTTTATGCAGATTATGGTGGAAGGTGTTTCATCTCTTCAGAGAGGCGACCATCCTTCTGTCGTCAAAGAAAAGCTTCAGGCTTTCTTGGCTCCAGCAATGCGTGAAGAGTCCGCATAG
- a CDS encoding FapA family protein, translating to MPFFLKHHFDPTLDLNHLKPELQDDGSVDHYELNYVQNVEAGSVIAEWVEFNGADGVEVDSRFVHEEKRFPAGRGTGIKRKQPNKLYAAVNGCVRYENDKIIVEEDIVVPKDIDFHTGNIDFIGNVTVGGAVRTGFSLSGRDVTVNGQIEGAHIEALRNLNCRGGIKGGKEAYLEAGKTIKTAFCEFGTLKAGEDVLVKGALMHTDVYAGKRLAVGGRLTGGNYYCHDYIYVGEQLGGGLGTDTLIVLGYNPTLLFADEEYNIRIKRLHADISLYKKAIDRNEDDATEIKEKLASAEKEIELVKLLKQKLWDGIEATEVLDECKVLVTGVVKPGVEIAIGSAYLKVDDFLEDVYFYYDNGEVKIGAAAKKMKR from the coding sequence ATGCCCTTTTTTTTGAAGCACCATTTTGATCCTACTTTAGATCTGAATCATCTTAAGCCTGAATTACAAGATGACGGTAGTGTCGACCACTATGAGTTGAATTATGTTCAAAATGTGGAGGCCGGCAGCGTTATTGCAGAATGGGTTGAATTTAACGGTGCAGATGGCGTTGAAGTCGATTCTCGCTTTGTCCATGAAGAAAAACGCTTTCCTGCAGGACGTGGTACAGGGATTAAGCGAAAACAGCCTAATAAGTTATATGCAGCTGTCAATGGCTGTGTCAGATATGAAAACGATAAGATCATTGTTGAAGAGGACATCGTCGTTCCTAAAGATATTGATTTTCATACAGGCAATATTGATTTTATTGGCAATGTTACGGTTGGCGGAGCAGTTAGAACTGGTTTTTCTCTCAGTGGACGAGATGTCACTGTTAATGGTCAAATAGAAGGTGCTCATATTGAAGCATTGCGAAATTTGAATTGCCGCGGTGGAATCAAGGGAGGCAAAGAGGCTTATCTTGAAGCTGGCAAGACTATTAAGACTGCTTTTTGCGAATTTGGTACACTTAAGGCTGGAGAAGATGTTCTCGTTAAAGGGGCTTTAATGCATACTGATGTGTATGCAGGTAAGCGTCTTGCGGTAGGAGGACGTTTGACCGGTGGCAACTATTATTGTCATGACTATATTTATGTTGGCGAGCAATTGGGCGGAGGGCTTGGGACCGATACCTTAATTGTCCTTGGTTATAATCCTACCCTGTTATTCGCTGATGAAGAGTATAATATTCGTATCAAGAGATTACATGCTGATATCTCCCTATATAAAAAGGCGATTGATCGAAACGAAGATGATGCTACCGAAATAAAAGAAAAACTTGCGTCTGCTGAAAAGGAAATAGAGCTAGTCAAGCTCTTAAAACAGAAGTTGTGGGATGGCATAGAGGCTACTGAGGTTCTTGATGAGTGCAAAGTGTTGGTTACGGGAGTAGTTAAGCCAGGAGTGGAAATTGCCATCGGATCCGCATACTTAAAAGTTGATGACTTTTTGGAAGATGTTTATTTTTATTATGATAATGGTGAAGTAAAAATTGGCGCTGCCGCTAAAAAAATGAAAAGATAG
- a CDS encoding flagellar protein FlaG, with amino-acid sequence MNIPEITNEVKQVARSENVHPAQSVERPYSRDGSVRAAPDAVQKQNALNKENQNPREFSREEMNSFIKDAEEQLEAKDIQLKFNILEEDDTIQVEIVDAEGKTIRKIPGDELVKLSQSLKSLERGFIDKVS; translated from the coding sequence ATGAATATCCCCGAAATTACCAATGAAGTGAAGCAGGTCGCACGTTCGGAGAACGTGCATCCAGCGCAGTCGGTGGAAAGACCATACAGCCGCGACGGTAGCGTCAGGGCGGCTCCTGACGCTGTCCAAAAGCAGAATGCGCTGAACAAGGAAAACCAAAATCCTCGTGAATTTTCACGAGAAGAGATGAACTCCTTTATCAAGGATGCAGAAGAACAGTTGGAAGCTAAGGATATCCAATTAAAGTTCAATATCCTTGAAGAAGACGACACCATTCAAGTCGAAATTGTCGACGCCGAAGGAAAGACTATTCGAAAGATCCCAGGCGATGAGCTTGTTAAGCTTTCACAGTCACTGAAGAGTCTAGAACGCGGTTTCATAGATAAGGTTTCCTAG
- a CDS encoding NAD(P)H-dependent oxidoreductase: MSTLMFIQASPRGSRSHSIALANAFIKSYTNIHPETKVIIRNVFDMKLPILDEKMLTGKYNIMHGRDFTDEERGLWSEVEKIIEDFKTADKYVFAIPMWNFSLPYRLKHFMDVVAQPTYTFSVGPDGYKGLINAKAFIAYSRGGDYSDDSPYNFQASYMNHYLSFIGIKDVKSVAVQPTLAGGPRGRDKAKTTAINKALELAKVF; this comes from the coding sequence ATGAGCACGTTAATGTTCATTCAAGCTTCCCCAAGAGGAAGCCGCTCTCACTCCATTGCGCTAGCGAATGCTTTCATCAAATCTTACACAAATATCCATCCAGAAACGAAAGTTATCATCCGAAACGTATTCGACATGAAATTGCCAATACTTGACGAAAAGATGCTCACTGGAAAGTATAACATAATGCATGGACGCGACTTCACAGATGAAGAAAGAGGCCTATGGAGCGAGGTTGAAAAAATTATTGAAGATTTCAAAACAGCAGACAAATATGTTTTTGCAATCCCAATGTGGAACTTCTCACTTCCCTACCGCCTCAAGCATTTCATGGACGTAGTAGCCCAACCGACCTACACATTTTCCGTGGGGCCCGATGGATACAAAGGATTGATAAATGCAAAGGCTTTTATTGCTTACTCAAGAGGTGGAGACTACAGTGATGATTCGCCTTATAATTTCCAAGCATCCTACATGAACCATTATCTTAGTTTTATTGGCATAAAAGATGTGAAAAGTGTTGCCGTACAACCCACACTTGCAGGTGGCCCTAGAGGGCGCGATAAGGCAAAGACAACGGCTATCAATAAAGCTCTCGAACTAGCCAAGGTCTTTTAA